The following are encoded together in the Sediminitomix flava genome:
- the prfA gene encoding peptide chain release factor 1, with translation MLDKLEKIKTRFIEVSDLIVQPDIISDMKQYAKLNKEYKDLEQIVGKYEEYKNILDNIASSKEVLAEEKDPEFREMAKMELDELNDQVPGIEDELKVMLIPKDPNDSKDSIVEIRAGAGGDEAAIFAGDLYRMYQRYCERMGWKSSLMDYTEGTSGGYKEIVFSMSGEDVYGQMKFESGVHRVQRVPATETQGRIHTSVASVAVLPEMEDVDVDIAPADLKKETYCASGPGGQSVNTTYSAVRLTHIPTGVVAQCQDQKSQLKNYDQALKVLRSRIYEIELKKHQEEVGAQRKSMVGSGDRSDKIRTYNYPQGRVTDHRINKTVYNLPSIVDGEIGEFIEELRIAENAERLKDGGEA, from the coding sequence ATGTTAGATAAACTCGAGAAAATAAAGACACGATTTATAGAAGTGAGCGATCTTATTGTTCAGCCTGATATTATTTCAGACATGAAGCAATACGCAAAGCTTAATAAAGAATATAAAGACCTAGAACAAATTGTTGGGAAGTACGAAGAATACAAAAATATCCTAGACAATATTGCTAGCTCAAAAGAAGTTTTAGCGGAGGAAAAAGATCCAGAATTCCGTGAAATGGCTAAAATGGAATTGGATGAGCTGAACGATCAAGTTCCTGGAATTGAGGATGAGTTGAAAGTGATGTTGATCCCGAAAGACCCGAACGATAGTAAAGATAGTATTGTCGAAATCCGTGCGGGTGCTGGTGGAGATGAAGCTGCTATTTTCGCAGGAGACCTTTACCGTATGTACCAACGTTACTGTGAGCGTATGGGTTGGAAATCGAGCTTGATGGACTATACAGAAGGTACTTCTGGTGGTTATAAAGAAATCGTTTTCTCAATGTCTGGAGAGGACGTTTACGGACAAATGAAATTCGAATCAGGAGTTCACCGTGTACAACGTGTTCCTGCAACTGAAACTCAAGGACGTATCCACACTTCTGTAGCATCTGTTGCCGTTCTTCCAGAAATGGAGGATGTAGATGTTGATATTGCTCCAGCTGACCTCAAGAAAGAAACTTACTGTGCTTCAGGACCTGGTGGGCAGTCTGTAAACACAACTTATTCTGCGGTTCGTTTGACGCACATCCCTACTGGAGTTGTCGCGCAATGTCAAGATCAGAAATCTCAGTTGAAAAACTACGATCAAGCATTGAAAGTACTTCGTTCTCGTATCTATGAGATCGAATTGAAAAAACACCAAGAAGAAGTTGGTGCTCAACGTAAATCAATGGTTGGTAGTGGTGACCGTTCGGACAAAATCCGTACGTACAACTACCCTCAAGGTCGTGTAACTGATCACCGTATCAACAAAACGGTTTATAACTTACCTTCAATCGTGGACGGTGAGATCGGAGAATTCATTGAGGAGCTTCGTATCGCTGAAAACGCAGAACGTTTGAAAGACGGAGGAGAAGCTTAA